The Rhodospirillales bacterium genome includes the window TCTTCGACCGCCTCGTCCAGCCTCGGCTGATCAAGCGCCGTGGGCATCCAGCTCTGGCGGTCATGGATGTTCGTGGTGGTGCCGGGCTCCGCGAATTCGTCAACGGGTTCGGCGAGCGCGACCTCCCGGGACGGCTCCGCGAGGGCAACCTCCTGGACGAACGACGGGATGGCCGGCGGTGCCGGGATCCAGCGCCCCGCGTCCCAACCACCGGCCAGCACGCCCAGGCAACCGACCGTTATGACAACGGCCACATATATGGCCGTACCCGTGACGTTCTTGCCGTTGAGTTTGAGGAGGTTCATGAAGGACCAGTCTTCGCCTCTGCGGGCGGCCATGTAAAGTCGCCGTTGCCGCATTGTTCGGGGCAAGTGCTGTCGTTATTCTGCGCCACCGCGTCAAGCGACCCATCCCTTCGAGGACCGTTTCATGCTTGTGCTGATCGATAACTACGACAGCTTCACGTACAACCTCTGGCACTATCTCGGCGAGCTGGGCGCGGAAGCACGTGTTTTCCGCAACGATGCCGTCACGATGGACGAGATATTCGCGATGAAGCCCGAAGCCATCGTCATCTCACCGGGACCGTGCGATCCCGATCGCGCCGGAATCTGCCTTAATCTGATCGAGCGCTGCGCGGCCCAAACCATGCCCGTCTTCGGTGTCTGCCTGGGCCATCAGTCGATCGCCCAGGCGTTCGGCGGGACGATCGAGCGCTCCCCGCTGCCGATGCACGGCAAGCTGTCGGACGTGAAACACGCCGGCACAGGCGTCTTCAGCCAGATCCCATCCCCGCTGCGGGCGACCCGTTATCACTCGCTGACCATCGCGCCTGGCACTGTACCCGATTGCCTGGAGATCAACGCGACCTCCGAC containing:
- a CDS encoding aminodeoxychorismate/anthranilate synthase component II yields the protein MLVLIDNYDSFTYNLWHYLGELGAEARVFRNDAVTMDEIFAMKPEAIVISPGPCDPDRAGICLNLIERCAAQTMPVFGVCLGHQSIAQAFGGTIERSPLPMHGKLSDVKHAGTGVFSQIPSPLRATRYHSLTIAPGTVPDCLEINATSDDGVIMGVRHKELPIHGVQFHPESIESEHGHAMLRNFLRDAKIVAGTA